A window of the Thunnus albacares chromosome 15, fThuAlb1.1, whole genome shotgun sequence genome harbors these coding sequences:
- the si:dkey-177p2.6 gene encoding SERTA domain-containing protein 2 isoform X2 has protein sequence MLGRGVKRKWSCLEELEAESVAAAVTEEKQQDVEDHREGESGLLVGPPKSDMSHLQQRQRVLGLCLEKLQRYQAGMELSLRRSVLLINTLRQIQEDMRSDVAGTCTPDVLLNGVHPDSCLLRDAIREDMPVTCPGCAEGDGESLSPPLSPELSSQEVNISPDQQKPLPAATINTFSDAVNAMGYLSDLALDDIFEDIDTSMYETSDLPAAWATGSLWPVSVSLWADEDVKMRPTGHNSAGSLQSCLMDLNELDHIMEILVKS, from the coding sequence ATGTTGGGTCGTGGCGTGAAGCGGAAGTGGAGCTGCttggaggagctggaggccGAGTCCGTCGCTGCTGCGGTGACGGAGGAGAAGCAGCAGGATGTGGAGGATCACAGGGAGGGTGAGAGCGGGCTCCTTGTGGGTCCGCCCAAATCCGACATGAGCCACCTGCAGCAGCGTCAGCGGGTGCTCGGCCTCTGTTTGGAGAAGCTGCAGCGCTACCAGGCCGGGATGGAGCTCAGCCTGCGCCGCTCCGTTCTCCTCATCAACACGCTCAGGCAGATCCAGGAGGACATGCGGAGCGACGTGGCGGGGACCTGCACCCCGGACGTGCTCCTCAACGGCGTCCACCCTGACTCCTGTCTTCTCAGGGACGCCATCAGGGAGGACATGCCGGTTACGTGCCCCGGGTGCGCAGAGGGTGACGGGGAAAGCCTTTCTCCGCCTCTGTCCCCAGAACTCTCTTCTCAGGAGGTGAACATCTCGCCTGACCAGCAGAAACCGCTGCCCGCTGCGACAATCAATACTTTTAGTGATGCAGTAAACGCCATGGGCTACCTCAGCGACCTCGCCCTGGACGACATCTTCGAGGACATTGACACATCCATGTACGAGACATCGGACCTGCCCGCAGCCTGGGCGACGGGCTCCCTGTGGCCCGTCAGTGTGTCGCTCTGGGCGGACGAGGACGTGAAAATGCGTCCAACGGGCCACAACTCCGCTGGGAGTCTCCAGTCGTGTCTGATGGACCTGAATGAGCTGGACCACATCATGGAGATTCTAGTAAAGTCCtga
- the si:dkey-177p2.6 gene encoding SERTA domain-containing protein 2 isoform X1 encodes MTLSKDTSMLGRGVKRKWSCLEELEAESVAAAVTEEKQQDVEDHREGESGLLVGPPKSDMSHLQQRQRVLGLCLEKLQRYQAGMELSLRRSVLLINTLRQIQEDMRSDVAGTCTPDVLLNGVHPDSCLLRDAIREDMPVTCPGCAEGDGESLSPPLSPELSSQEVNISPDQQKPLPAATINTFSDAVNAMGYLSDLALDDIFEDIDTSMYETSDLPAAWATGSLWPVSVSLWADEDVKMRPTGHNSAGSLQSCLMDLNELDHIMEILVKS; translated from the exons ATGACACTTTCCAAGGACAC GTCGATGTTGGGTCGTGGCGTGAAGCGGAAGTGGAGCTGCttggaggagctggaggccGAGTCCGTCGCTGCTGCGGTGACGGAGGAGAAGCAGCAGGATGTGGAGGATCACAGGGAGGGTGAGAGCGGGCTCCTTGTGGGTCCGCCCAAATCCGACATGAGCCACCTGCAGCAGCGTCAGCGGGTGCTCGGCCTCTGTTTGGAGAAGCTGCAGCGCTACCAGGCCGGGATGGAGCTCAGCCTGCGCCGCTCCGTTCTCCTCATCAACACGCTCAGGCAGATCCAGGAGGACATGCGGAGCGACGTGGCGGGGACCTGCACCCCGGACGTGCTCCTCAACGGCGTCCACCCTGACTCCTGTCTTCTCAGGGACGCCATCAGGGAGGACATGCCGGTTACGTGCCCCGGGTGCGCAGAGGGTGACGGGGAAAGCCTTTCTCCGCCTCTGTCCCCAGAACTCTCTTCTCAGGAGGTGAACATCTCGCCTGACCAGCAGAAACCGCTGCCCGCTGCGACAATCAATACTTTTAGTGATGCAGTAAACGCCATGGGCTACCTCAGCGACCTCGCCCTGGACGACATCTTCGAGGACATTGACACATCCATGTACGAGACATCGGACCTGCCCGCAGCCTGGGCGACGGGCTCCCTGTGGCCCGTCAGTGTGTCGCTCTGGGCGGACGAGGACGTGAAAATGCGTCCAACGGGCCACAACTCCGCTGGGAGTCTCCAGTCGTGTCTGATGGACCTGAATGAGCTGGACCACATCATGGAGATTCTAGTAAAGTCCtga
- the cdca4 gene encoding cell division cycle-associated protein 4 isoform X1 — translation MRDNMFPKGTKRKFSDSGEEPVPSGDQSPAATSAAVRTLSSSYSLQRQSLLDMSLIKLQLCHMLVEPNLCRSVLIANTVRQIQEEMTQDGTWQIMTQALAAAQCPADRLVATEVLCRQTDAAAQAGQSPKPFSVVGLEEGYHTEEVVMEGDVETEVTMSTLSPVSPQLSSASYLAGPFGMGPCWEEEEEDGDCEEDEEEDSEECVSEGEEGDRDHLTADSRTGEQVFGTFEIKHPTPPPDPALEELFSDVDPSYYDLDTVLTGMQSAPKMGPYDLLESLSSHGPTALSSSSSCRSDLNELDHIMEIIVGS, via the exons ATG AGAGACAACATGTTCCCGAAGGGCACCAAACGCAAGTTCTCAGACTCCGGGGAGGAGCCGGTCCCCAGTGGCGACCAGAGCCCGGCGGCTACGTCTGCAGCGGTTCGGACGCTGTCGTCCTCTTACAGCCTGCAGCGGCAGTCGCTGCTTGACATGTCGCTGATCAAGCTGCAGCTCTGCCACATGCTAGTGGAGCCCAACCTGTGCCGCTCGGTGCTCATCGCTAACACTGTGCGGCAGATCCAGGAGGAGATGACCCAGGACGGCACCTGGCAGATCATGACCCAGGCCCTGGCAGCCGCTCAGTGTCCCGCTGACCGCCTGGTAGCCACCGAGGTGCTCTGCCGACAGACGGACGCAGCAGCTCAGGCGGGGCAGAGCCCCAAGCCCTTTTCAGTGGTTGGTCTGGAGGAAGGCTACCACACAGAGGAGGTGGTGATGGAGGGAGACGTGGAGACAGAGGTCACCATGTCCACTTTGTCGCCCGTCTCCCCCCAGCTGTCTTCTGCTTCTTACCTGGCGGGCCCCTTCGGCATGGGACCCTGctgggaggaggaagaagaagacggTGATTGCGAggaggacgaagaggaggaCAGCGAGGAATGTGTGTcggaaggagaggagggggaccGGGACCATCTGACCGCAGACTCCAGGACGGGGGAGCAGGTTTTTGGGACTTTTGAGATCAAGCACCCGACGCCGCCCCCTGACCCCGCGCTCGAGGAGCTGTTTTCAGACGTGGACCCATCTTACTATGACCTCGATACGGTGCTGACAGGCATGCAGAGCGCTCCGAAGATGGGGCCTTACGATCTGCTGGAGAGCCTCTCCTCTCACGGGCCCACGGCCCTGAGCTCCAGCTCGAGCTGTAGGTCAGACCTGAACGAACTGGACCACATCATGGAGATCATAGTGGGATCCTGA
- the cdca4 gene encoding cell division cycle-associated protein 4 isoform X2 encodes MFPKGTKRKFSDSGEEPVPSGDQSPAATSAAVRTLSSSYSLQRQSLLDMSLIKLQLCHMLVEPNLCRSVLIANTVRQIQEEMTQDGTWQIMTQALAAAQCPADRLVATEVLCRQTDAAAQAGQSPKPFSVVGLEEGYHTEEVVMEGDVETEVTMSTLSPVSPQLSSASYLAGPFGMGPCWEEEEEDGDCEEDEEEDSEECVSEGEEGDRDHLTADSRTGEQVFGTFEIKHPTPPPDPALEELFSDVDPSYYDLDTVLTGMQSAPKMGPYDLLESLSSHGPTALSSSSSCRSDLNELDHIMEIIVGS; translated from the coding sequence ATGTTCCCGAAGGGCACCAAACGCAAGTTCTCAGACTCCGGGGAGGAGCCGGTCCCCAGTGGCGACCAGAGCCCGGCGGCTACGTCTGCAGCGGTTCGGACGCTGTCGTCCTCTTACAGCCTGCAGCGGCAGTCGCTGCTTGACATGTCGCTGATCAAGCTGCAGCTCTGCCACATGCTAGTGGAGCCCAACCTGTGCCGCTCGGTGCTCATCGCTAACACTGTGCGGCAGATCCAGGAGGAGATGACCCAGGACGGCACCTGGCAGATCATGACCCAGGCCCTGGCAGCCGCTCAGTGTCCCGCTGACCGCCTGGTAGCCACCGAGGTGCTCTGCCGACAGACGGACGCAGCAGCTCAGGCGGGGCAGAGCCCCAAGCCCTTTTCAGTGGTTGGTCTGGAGGAAGGCTACCACACAGAGGAGGTGGTGATGGAGGGAGACGTGGAGACAGAGGTCACCATGTCCACTTTGTCGCCCGTCTCCCCCCAGCTGTCTTCTGCTTCTTACCTGGCGGGCCCCTTCGGCATGGGACCCTGctgggaggaggaagaagaagacggTGATTGCGAggaggacgaagaggaggaCAGCGAGGAATGTGTGTcggaaggagaggagggggaccGGGACCATCTGACCGCAGACTCCAGGACGGGGGAGCAGGTTTTTGGGACTTTTGAGATCAAGCACCCGACGCCGCCCCCTGACCCCGCGCTCGAGGAGCTGTTTTCAGACGTGGACCCATCTTACTATGACCTCGATACGGTGCTGACAGGCATGCAGAGCGCTCCGAAGATGGGGCCTTACGATCTGCTGGAGAGCCTCTCCTCTCACGGGCCCACGGCCCTGAGCTCCAGCTCGAGCTGTAGGTCAGACCTGAACGAACTGGACCACATCATGGAGATCATAGTGGGATCCTGA
- the ahsa1b gene encoding activator of 90 kDa heat shock protein ATPase homolog 1b isoform X1, translating to MAKWGEGDPRWIVEERADATNVNNWHWTERDATNWSSDKLKSLLLGLSVENEEGSCEVTEVSKVEGEASINNRKGKLIFFYEWNVKATWTGKSKAGVKYKGTIEVPNLSDENDMEDLDIGVSLNKDEPETPLTNLMRTKGAEKIREALGSYVGFLKTEFTQGMILPTANGVAKLQSTSQSKAKLNKTQISSSGSTAAPINTGVKIPTCKFSIRETFLTSPADLFRVFVNQEMVQAFTHAPAMVEGERGGKFRLLDGNVFGEFTELVPDEKIVMKWRYNNWPCEHYATITMTFLDRSSETELKVECRGVPDSEEERTKEGWKRYYFEAIKQTFGYGARLF from the exons ATGGCAAAATGGGGAGAAGGAGACCCTCGTTGGATTGTAGAAGAGCGAGCAGATGCGACTAATGTCAACAACTGGCACTG GACTGAACGAGATGCAACAAACTGGTCGTCGGACAAATTAAAATCTCTGCTCCTCGGGCTGAGCGTGGAGAACGAGGAGGGGAGCTGCGAGGTAACGGAAGTCAGCAAGGTGGAAGGAGAGGCCTCGATCAACAACCGGAAAGGGaaacttattttcttttatgaatGGAACGTAAAAGCAACTTGGACCG GAAAGTCGAAAGCGGGAGTCAAATATAAAGGAACGATTGAGGTTCCAAACCTGTCCGACGAGAACGACATGGAGGATCTTGAT ATCGGTGTATCGCTGAACAAAGACGAGCCTGAGACGCCACTGACCAACCTGATGAGAACAAAAGGAGCTGAGAAAATCCGCGAGGCTCTGGGAAGCTACGTCGGGTTCTTAAAAACAG AGTTCACACAAGGGATGATCCTGCCGACAGCTAACGGTGTGGCGAAGCTGCAGTCCACATCACAGTCCAAAGCCAAGTTGAATAAAACTCAG ATTTCCTCCTCGGGCAGCACAGCTGCTCCAATCAACACTGGCGTCAAGATTCCCACCTGTAAATTCAGCATAAGAGAAACGTTCCTCACCTCGCCGGCTGACCTGTTCAGGGTGTTTGTCAACCAGGAG ATGGTTCAGGCGTTCACACACGCTCCAGCGATGGTGGAGGGAGAGCGAGGCGGGAAGTTTCGTCTGCTAGATGGAAATGTTTTTGGTGAATTCACAGAGCTG GTTCCTGATGAGAAAATAGTCATGAAGTGGAGGTATAACAACTGGCCCTGCG AGCACTACGCGACAATCACGATGACCTTCTTGGACCGGAGCAGCGAGACGGAGCTGAAGGTGGAGTGTCGAGGCGTCCCGGACAGCGAGGAGGAGCGGACGAAAGAGGGCTGGAAGAGATACTACTTCGAAGCTATTAAACAGACATTTGGCTACGGAGCGCGGCTCTTCTGA
- the ahsa1b gene encoding activator of 90 kDa heat shock protein ATPase homolog 1b isoform X2 — MTERDATNWSSDKLKSLLLGLSVENEEGSCEVTEVSKVEGEASINNRKGKLIFFYEWNVKATWTGKSKAGVKYKGTIEVPNLSDENDMEDLDIGVSLNKDEPETPLTNLMRTKGAEKIREALGSYVGFLKTEFTQGMILPTANGVAKLQSTSQSKAKLNKTQISSSGSTAAPINTGVKIPTCKFSIRETFLTSPADLFRVFVNQEMVQAFTHAPAMVEGERGGKFRLLDGNVFGEFTELVPDEKIVMKWRYNNWPCEHYATITMTFLDRSSETELKVECRGVPDSEEERTKEGWKRYYFEAIKQTFGYGARLF, encoded by the exons AT GACTGAACGAGATGCAACAAACTGGTCGTCGGACAAATTAAAATCTCTGCTCCTCGGGCTGAGCGTGGAGAACGAGGAGGGGAGCTGCGAGGTAACGGAAGTCAGCAAGGTGGAAGGAGAGGCCTCGATCAACAACCGGAAAGGGaaacttattttcttttatgaatGGAACGTAAAAGCAACTTGGACCG GAAAGTCGAAAGCGGGAGTCAAATATAAAGGAACGATTGAGGTTCCAAACCTGTCCGACGAGAACGACATGGAGGATCTTGAT ATCGGTGTATCGCTGAACAAAGACGAGCCTGAGACGCCACTGACCAACCTGATGAGAACAAAAGGAGCTGAGAAAATCCGCGAGGCTCTGGGAAGCTACGTCGGGTTCTTAAAAACAG AGTTCACACAAGGGATGATCCTGCCGACAGCTAACGGTGTGGCGAAGCTGCAGTCCACATCACAGTCCAAAGCCAAGTTGAATAAAACTCAG ATTTCCTCCTCGGGCAGCACAGCTGCTCCAATCAACACTGGCGTCAAGATTCCCACCTGTAAATTCAGCATAAGAGAAACGTTCCTCACCTCGCCGGCTGACCTGTTCAGGGTGTTTGTCAACCAGGAG ATGGTTCAGGCGTTCACACACGCTCCAGCGATGGTGGAGGGAGAGCGAGGCGGGAAGTTTCGTCTGCTAGATGGAAATGTTTTTGGTGAATTCACAGAGCTG GTTCCTGATGAGAAAATAGTCATGAAGTGGAGGTATAACAACTGGCCCTGCG AGCACTACGCGACAATCACGATGACCTTCTTGGACCGGAGCAGCGAGACGGAGCTGAAGGTGGAGTGTCGAGGCGTCCCGGACAGCGAGGAGGAGCGGACGAAAGAGGGCTGGAAGAGATACTACTTCGAAGCTATTAAACAGACATTTGGCTACGGAGCGCGGCTCTTCTGA